A genomic stretch from Oncorhynchus gorbuscha isolate QuinsamMale2020 ecotype Even-year linkage group LG20, OgorEven_v1.0, whole genome shotgun sequence includes:
- the LOC124007003 gene encoding L antigen family member 3-like, whose amino-acid sequence MAAPCTENNHKQGKLEFVLDVPFPSSREASIALQSLSPDREPRKGGISKELTVSGCTLSVRWRADEARILRVSVGSFMDHLSLVMETMEAFGPPVSVTTQTHTVSSTMT is encoded by the exons ATGGCGGCGCCCTGCACGGAAAACAATCACAAGCAAGGCAAATTGGAATT TGTACTAGACGTCCCGTTCCCATCAAGTCGCGAGGCGTCCATCGCGCTCCAGTCCCTCTCCCCAGACCGTGAGCCCCGGAAAGGAGGCATCAGCAAGGAGCTCACGGTGTCCGGCtgcacgctgtctgt GAGGTGGAGAGCCGATGAGGCCCGTATTCTGCGTGTCTCTGTGGGGTCGTTTATGGACCACCTCTCCCTTGTGATGGAGACCATGGAGGCCTTTGGACCCCCTGTCTCTGTGACCACACAAACGCACACCGTCAGCTCTACGATGACATGA
- the zgc:100918 gene encoding ras-related protein rab7-like — MASRKKVLLKVIILGDSGVGKTSLMNQYVNKKFSNQYKATIGADFLTKEVMVDDRLVTMQIWDTAGQERFQSLGVAFYRGADCCVLVYDVTAPNTFKTLDSWRDEFLIQASPRDPDNFPFVVLGNKIDLENRQVTTKRAQAWCASKSSIPYFETSAKEAINVDQAFQTIARNALKQESEVETYDFPDQIKLRDDRPADPSDGCSC; from the exons ATGGCCTCCCGTAAGAAGGTGCTGCTGAAGGTGATCATCCTCGGAGACTCTGG GGTAGGGAAGACTTCTCTGATGAACCAGTATGTAAATAAGAAGTTCAGTAACCAGTACAAGGCCACTATAGGAGCGGACTTCCTCACCAAGGAGGTGATGGTGGACGACAGGCTGGTCACCATGCAG ATCTGGGACACGGCGGGGCAGGAGCGTTTCCAGTCTCTGGGCGTGGCGTTCTACCGCGGCGCTGACTGCTGTGTGCTGGTCTACGATGTCACGGCGCCCAACACCTTCAAGACACTGGACAGCTGGAGGGATGAGTTCCTGATTCAGGCCAGCCCCAGAGACCCAGACAACTTCCCCTTTGTGGTGCTAGGCAACAAGATTGACCTCGAGAACAGACAG GTGACGACAAAACGTGCCCAGGCCTGGTGTGCCAGTAAGAGCAGCATCCCCTACTTTGAGACCAGCGCCAAGGAGGCCATCAACGTAGACCAAGCATTCCAGACCATTGCCCGCAATGCCCTTAAACAG GAGTCTGAGGTGGAGACGTATGACTTCCCAGACCAGATCAAACTGAGAGACGACCGGCCCGCCGACCCCAGCGACGGCTGCTCCTGCTGA